The sequence gagacggtaagggaagtgtgggatgagttagaagctggagtaaaagtgggaggaatgatgtttaaatcagtgaaattcgcggatgatcaggcgttgattagccagtcggCGAAAGGGCTtcaggctttagtggatgcgttatacgagcgttgcgaggaacatgggatgaggattaatctcaagaattctatcgcttacttgatctatacctaccacacgcttacccatatTCCCATtaaatactaaagctaccccccgatGACTTTCCTCCCCATCACTATATAACACCCTGTAcccgtcactccagtagtccccactgtccttccacctaacttcagatagacccaagatatctatcctccctttctgcatttccctttttatattttctaggtTACCCGCCCTCATacttgtcctcacattccacgtccctgtacattcatcgatgcctttttcttctccatcctcttggtcttcttgtcctcCTCTTTGGATGCTgctgctgaaaaagatgatgatgatgatatgtctctgcacGGATTTCGCATGATTAGGAGCCTGAGGACCTTGCTGCCACCTATGACACCCGCTAGCTTAAGGGCTGGGTCCCACGATTCCATCTGAGGCTCAttcgatcaaactccatgttttcagggaagagattgttggtagggtttcccacttccattccaacagtgttttttatgtgACACCATCATGTGGACCTTTCGTCTGGCACCTACCCTTTGACCTCTCTGGAATGGGTGGCCCTACCGcgaataattgcaaattaatccTGCCAGcacagctctaggggtcatagaaacgtgcaagcctttccaccacgacaaggttgtagcccaagggaaagggatgTCCCGCTAACACAGGGAAATGCACACAGGGTGATAGGCAAATTAATCATATTAACTACGCATGCAAAGAATATGAGATCATTTATAGTTAATTTGACTATAAATTAAACTGagcctttctttcattttcatgccACTGCAATTTTACTACTGATCCTTAAAGGGGATTCATTTATTGGGACGCATTCACATCTGATGCACCAATGAAATGATAAAGGGATTGCTAGCTAGAAATAAATCCCTTTCAATGGTGCAGCAAGGGGGTGGCGACCGGTTTTGGAGGAtaagctcagagaatttttttagtttaatctgttttacttcattggatacatatatatatatatattacttatagaataatgcaaggattaaaaaaatatccctcagaaagctgtaaaactcaccattttgaatcatttatcaagaaatattttagggGGCAGGTCTCTGCTCCTCCCGCTTATCATGGTGGGTATTCCATTCCCCACAGACCCCCTGGTATTAGTTGTGGCTAAAACCACCCCTAGCCTAAATTCTTAGCTGTGCCAATGGTTCCTTTATCATGTCACAACTTGATCAAGCCCCAATTTCAACTGCCTGCCAACAAAGTGCAATCTATCATCCATATTGAcccaaatatttgaatgatttcatCACATTTTAGCATCCATTACTGTGATGACTTTGGAGCCCAGAGGCTTAGAACACCCAACCtggcatttttaaaaacaacttcAGACCTAGGGAAGCTTGCAAGCATTCGTTCCCACAAGAGACAGTGCTGCCAGAGACGTAAATGCATCGAGCAACCACATAATTGAAGAATACTATATATGCATGACACAGTAGCGTATCATAGTGGGGGTGAGGATGGGTGGCGGCCCGCCCTGCCCTGTTGgatatattcaattgaaaagttacaaatttCAAGTGAACGgttcaattgattttttgaaattgaattcaattgaaaattttcataaatatacaaATTCATCCAATATGGTAAATCATAAGGAAGGGTATaattaaaatctcaatttcactAATTAcgaattctaaataaataaaatatctaaacaGACCTCATAGTTGAAATCTTTTTTGAAGCAGTGTCATAAAAACTTcaattgtgcttttccacatccTCCATCACTACTAACAATCTTGAATAGTTATTGAAAAACTATACActtttgccatgattatcagaacagCAGCTATACCTGAGCCACATCTTCTATcagttctaacaatcttgaaTAGTCATCTTAAAGCAAAATCTTTGCCATGATTAACAGAACCACAACTTTCACCAGTGCCAACAATCTTGAATAGTTATCAAAAACCAAAATTCTACCATGcttagcaaaaaaaggcagcaatTGACAAATACTTAGGGAACTCAAACAACATTGTCAGGGATGCGTGGAAAGTTATTCACCAGCTAACTAAATCTTCTGTTGGTACCTCAAACTTCAGCATTAACTTCAGTGGTAACACTGTGGATAATCCACAAAAaattgctgatttcttcaattcacagtttTGCTATACTCCACCTCCCACAAACATGTACCCTGTCTGTCCTCAACGCAGGACCTCTCCcaattctttctttttaacacCCACCATTCCCTCTGAAATAGTGAACATTATTAAATCTCTTTGCAACTCTTCTTCAAAAGGTCCAGATGGTATTCCCTTATCTGTCATTAATGCCTCCTCACAAGTGATAGCATTGCCCCTAGCTAATATTATAAATCTATCCTTCACTACTGGAGTCTTTCCCTCTGCACTGACGCAAGCCAAAGTTACACCTATCCCAAAAAAGGGTCCTTCCTCAGAAGCATGTAACTACAGGCCCATCGCTGTTCTGTCAGtattttctaaagtttttgaGAAGTTATTTCATCGGCGACTTAGTGGCTACCTAGACTCCTTCAACCTAATTACTGACTCCCAACATGGATTCCGAGTTAGTAGATCAACTAATACTGCAATGTTCCAGTACCGTCAGTTGGGGTAACATTGGCCCTTTGAGGTTAACTTTGGCCCAAAACTAGAAAAAGTTTAAATGTACCGTATTTTGACATATAGGTTGATTTACTGACTTAGTTCTAGCATTTCCTGATAGATGGCAACACTGGCCACACTTCTGAGCCAACCTGGGTTTAGTTACACTTTTCACCACCACTGCAGTGCTGCTTCATCTTGGTGTTGTAAAAGTGCTGGATTCTGTTGTCTTCCAACTTTTGTTACCTCGTTCTTATTTTAAAGCGGTTGAGAGCTGGTAAGTGAATTTTCTTTTACTGTAATCCTTTGTTTAACTTAATATCAATACAACTATTTGTTTATGTTTATAGTTTACAAACTGAGATGAGTTTTGTAGGTTAGTTTAACTTTGTACCAGATttggggtaactttggcccaacATGGTGGCTGGGCCAAAGTTACCCCGAGGtatatttgtttgtttatttgtggtagaaattttttttgctgttatttattcattcaagatgctaaaaaaaattgcagaatATCCCTGTTAAACTGTGTATAATTACAATTGTGTGTTTTGCTGCAGGGGAAATGCCGAGAAACCGGATAAAACCACTTGGGACTAGAAATTATGCTAACTACAAACCAGAAATATTGGAGGAATGTCTTAAGGCTATACGAGCAGGTGAATTAACACAAAGAGCTGCAGAAATAAGGCATGGCATTCCTAGATCTACAATTAAGAACAAATTGAAAGGCAGGCACATGAATACAGTTGGTCGAGCAAGAATATTTAGCGATGAAGAAGAGCTGGCTTTTGAAAAGTACTTGATAATACTGTCCGACTATGGATTTCCAGTTGTTGAGACTGATTTCAGATATGCAGTAAAATGCTATTTAGATAAGAAAGGTGTCATAATAGATAAGTTTCATAAAAACCTCCCTGGCTACGAATGGACCAAATCGTTTTTGAAAAGGCATGAGAAGCTGACAAGTCGTCTCAGCTCTAACATAAAAAAAGTAAGAGCTGAAGTTGGTGCTAAAGACATCGAAAGCTACATGGAAAACCTGAAAGAAGTGATCAAAAACGTTCCTGCCACTCATATTTGGAACTACGATGAGACCAATCTTACGGATGACCCTGGAAACAAAAAGGTTATTTGCAAGAGGGGAGCTAAATATGTGGAAAACATATGCAATAATAGTAAAAGTGCGACCTCTCTGATGTTTTCTGGAAATGCTGCAGGGACTCTCCTTCCCCCCTATGTTGTGTACAAGGCAGATAATATGTGGTCAACTTGGACTGAGAATGGACCAGCAGGGGCTCGTTATAATCGTTCTAAAAGTGGCTGGTTTGATGCTATGTGTTTTGAAGATTGGTTTGAGTCATTGTTCTTAGCGCACGTGAGAACTCAAAGTGGGCCAAAAGTTATTATTGGGGATAACTTGTCTTCACACATTAGTTTAAATGTACTTAGGCTTTGtgaagaaaataatgttaaatttgtCTGCTTACCACCGAACTCCACCCATCTAACCCAACCTTTAGATGTGGCCTTCTTTTCCCCCATGAAAAAATCATGGCGAGCAATCTTAAGCAAATGGAAAGAGTCTGTTTCTGGCTCTAAGTTCACAACCATTCCAAAGGATGCATTTCCGACTCTATTAAAAGAGTTAATGGCTACTTTAGCAGAAAATCAAGTAGGAAACCTGAAGGCTGGATTTGAAAAGTGTGGAATCCATCCTTTTAATAAACAGAAACTACTAGACAGGCTGCCAGAAAACCAACCGGTTGACAACACAGTAATAGGAGAAGCCTTTCTTGAGCAACTGGAGAAAAAGAGAGCTGAATACTTGACGAAAGATGGCCCCAAAAAGAGAAAGAGGAAGCTGCAAGTGCCTGCAGGAAAGAGTGTTTCAGTTAAGGATGTCGAAGAATCTATCTTAGAAGCAACCAATAAACTCTCTTCGTCAAAGCACACCTCTTCAAATTCTAAGAAAGAAAATGTTCCCAAGAAGAAGCCTAAACAGTCTTACAATTCTTCTTCGGATGAAGATGATGTGGAAATGATGTTAGAGTCAGATGGAGTGAGTGAATCATTTTCAGACATGGAAGACCTTCAGGAAGAATCTAAGAAAGACGAACCTACtgctcaaacaaaaaaaaaatggaaagcagAAGATTTTGCCGTTGATAACTTTGTAATTGTGATCTACAATGGACAAAAGTACCCTGGCAAAATAGTAAGCTTTTTTGATCATGGCCCAGTAGTTGAGTgcatggaaaaaaaactaaaattctggcGCTGGCCTGAGAAGCAAGACTGCATGGACTATGACTGGGATGACGTTTGGGCAAAAATAAATCCTCCTAAAGTAGCTTCAAAGAGGAACCAGTTCACAGTCCCAGAACTAGACAATTTCGTGGAATAACTTGTTTAatcaagcaaatataaaattatttagggTTTAAACATGTTTTAACTTCCTTTTATAACAATAAAGTGAGGTTTTCTTTAAGTGTAACAGTTTGTttactttttccacattttttgtcCAAATCATAAAGTTTTAAAtcaaaaaaacaagtaaaatttagAATTGAATACTTGAAAAGAATCTCGTATGGGGTAACTTTACTCCACTTACAATATGGTACTaaattttaaaggttttaatGGTTGGGACAAAGTTACCCCAATCCCAGGTAACTTTGtcccaatttttaaattttttaaatctaggtTAGGAAAATTATTAGAGACTTAAACTAATGCTTAAATTTAAGGCacataattcaataataactAGAAAACTTAAAAGCAATTTTCATCACAAATAAATTGGTAGAAACTTGTTTGTTTCACAAAAAGTTGGGAAAgttgggccaaagttaccccagTTGACGGTATCTGAACTTATTACTACAGGCCTTGAACCAAAAACAGCATGTCCTAGGAGTCTCGTATGATCTCAAAAATGCTTTTAATAGTGTTgattataacattttaaaatgcaagcTAGAAAGTCTGGGCGTGACTGGTGTCTCTCTACACTGGATTACCTCCTATCTTGAAAATagacagtggtgccgactccatggggcctgagggggcccgagccccctcaaagattcgtttgggggggcggagccccctcaataattcaagaaaataattaagttatattatgctttgtgaaatcacgtaaatacatttgttatttttatttcccatgtttgacgatagttaccttttaaaataaattcaacaatgtgtgttgaaacaaataattataaggttaagcaggttaactgaatcaagtggtgtgaatcatggtagtgtttcggtgctgcgacacactttgaatttaacctcttcccggggcaagacctccgatatgggccccccaatattttttataagtcggcgcccctgaaaaTAGAACTCAAGTAGTGTGTTATTCACATCACTCCACAGCTGGAATAGTGCAAACCATCTCAAGCTCACTGGAAGTAAaacaggtgtcccacaaggatcaATACTTGGCCCActtttgtttctcatttttattaatgatCCACCTCAGCAGTTTACCCGGAGTCACACAGttatgtatgcagatgatacaaCTAATCTGTTGACTGCTAGCAATACTTCAGATCTAACAGAATTTGCTAAAACTACAACTCAGGAGATGTTGAAATGGTGTCACCTGAACAATATTGCACTAAATGAAGCCAAAACTTGTTACATCTGCTTCCATATTAAGAACCCTCACCAAGCTGAAGATTTACCCTTCAATCATCTGCTtaccttttcaacaacaataaaatgCCTTGGAATTCACCTCTCAGATACACTTGACTGGTCATCACATGTTTCTgaactgaataaaaaactttCTGTGGGTCTTTTTATGATAAGAAAGCTTGCACCTgcagtcaggggcggatccaggatttttttctgggaggggcacaagcaaggccgtatccaggattttgttctgggtggggcacaaggatacctcgtaatacaaaacgaatgcaatgataatgggagcgtattaaaaatcttgcatatttttgagggtctggggggggcacgtgcccccgtgccaccccccctggatccgcctatgcctgcAGTGTCCAAAAACACACTCAAAGCTCTGTACTATGCCAAAGTACACTCTCATTTATCCTACGGCATTTTGTTTTGGGGAAATTCCTCTCTGTTGTCAAGAACCTTTTCTCTCCAGAAGAAAGCTGTTAGAGCTATCTATAGAGTCCCCATTCGCACACCAGGCAGACCACTTTTTGTAAGTTCCAGCATCTTAACTCTCCCCTCAATCTATATCCTTACCTGTGCCATGTTTGTTCGAAATAATCCTCATCTTTTCCCTGTTAACGCCAACCTACACAATCACAACACACGCTCCAAAAACAACATACACACCCTCCAATACTCCTACAGAGTCTGTTTAAAAGGTCCATACCACTCCATTGCCACCATGTACAATAAGATTCCTATCACCATccgttccatttcctcatcaatccaattcaaagccaaactgaaaaatatgttaattgaaaagagctactacaatctaaatgagtttttaactggTGTTGTGTATTAACCTTTGACCTCAATCCCACTGATAGCTGGGTGTTTGTATAGCTCGTCTGTATCGtatttcattatatgttagcattttatgctgtattaacttgacgaaactcatggacgtattatcccaatgaagttaataaatattattattattattattaataacaacTACACCAAAAAATATCTCACATGTCTGACTTCTTTGAATTACTACCTAATGAATATAATTCTGGTTGTGCATTGAGCCcacataaaacatgtatttcaccaaagaaacatatcactcatgtttatacaagaacacaGGGAACACAGGCCGATATGTGGATGATGTGTGTGCCATTTGGACTGGCACGGATAGACAATTGGACAATTTCCTAACAGTTCTAAATTCACAACACAAAAACGTGAAATTCACttgcgaaaaggaaaaagacggaAAACTAAACTTCCTTGATGTGACAGTGTATAAAAAGAACGATAAtttcgaatttgaaattttccgtgAAGCCACTGCAACCGACCAGGTCCTCCCCTCAGACTCCCGACATCACATTTCTCAAAAACTGTCTGTATTTCACTACCTTCTCAACAGGTTATTGAATATCCCCCTATCCAAGGACGCTTACAGCAAAGAGCTTGAAACAATTAAAACAATAGCCATCTCAAACGGTCAAAGCTCAACAGTTACTCTTCAATCCAGGGAAAGTGAACAGTGAAAAATTGCGATGGTGTAAATTACCTTATTATGGCttgatttcggaaaaaataggaaacttcTTTCCGAAAGATAAATATAGTGGCTTTTTATAGCAGTGATAACCTTAAAAAATTCTTAGTGAACACTGAAGACAAAGTACAACCTCTCGAAAGAAGTGGTATCTACAAATTAAAGTGCAACGACTGTGAAGCGGCTTATGTGGGACAGACCGGACGTGCATTCGAGAGCAGAATTAAAGAATATGAAAGATGTTACCGGTACTGCAATATTTCACAGTCCCACTTCGCAAAACATCTTTGGGAAGAAGAACATGTAAGCGACTTCATACCGGAGATTCTTCACTtcgagaacaaaggaaaaaagatggacaagaaagaagagcttgaaataaggaagaatatgggaaaaTGTCCCTTAGTCAATGATATcctatttgaaaggttttcccccCTCCTAAAAGTATCTCTAAACTACACTGAAGGACGTAAAAACCCTAACCTCCCACTCAACCCCACACCTACTGATAACCCACATCCACCCTAATCCTTTACTAATGACCCTTTGCATATAGTCATCAACACtgtcctcgcagtggttttcccatccctcaccataaccgccacccattacccccccctcctaacacccattccccctccaaccttctcaagtcccttcctcgtataaatttacccgacttttgacaaaattttgtgctcgtaaatgaccgctcaaggtcaaaacatgtcgtaccatcaaaataaattagtggaagaaaacgaagtcgttttttcatttgtgaacttcaacttccacaaagttgagcctgacaccattgaacagttccagtcatgtcattcaaccctgtcacagtccagtttgcaCCATTGTAGAGTTCCGGTCATGTTACCCAGCACAGTCACAGACCAGTTTGAGCCACAGTACAGTTTCATTCATGTTATCCAACCCTATCACTAagcagtttgagccatagtacagttccagtgaTGTTAATCAGCCCAGTCACAGCTCTAGCACAGTTCCAGCTCAGTGAttcagcactgttacagtacagtccTTCTCATAGTCCAGCTGCTATAGTACAGTCTAGAGCAAAGTGCACTgagactgtgctaaacacagagttaaGTCCAGTAACAGTGCAGATTTAGTTCGGTCACAGCACAGATTTGTTTGTATGGGTGGTTTGTGATAATCATGATAGTCATGCAGAGACCTTGAGGGTGAATTCACTTGAATATAgagattttcaattgaatattgggGAATTCAATTGAATAACTGAAAATTCAATTGAGTATTTCCTATGAATTCAAGTGAATATTGGATATTCAATTGAAGTATAAAGGAAATTGAAGTATCAAGGGAAGTAGAAGTGATTTGATGTGATGATGAATATCTGGATCAGCCAAAAGACATTTTTGCTGATCTTAAAAAAGCAGCTCTAAAAACAAACCAGAAAAAATTATGCCATCAAATTCAATATTGCCTTCATTTGCGAATTCCAAAAAGGTAAGGGAGAGGTAA comes from Ischnura elegans chromosome X, ioIscEleg1.1, whole genome shotgun sequence and encodes:
- the LOC124171752 gene encoding MFS-type transporter clz9-like, with the protein product MPRNRIKPLGTRNYANYKPEILEECLKAIRAGELTQRAAEIRHGIPRSTIKNKLKGRHMNTVGRARIFSDEEELAFEKYLIILSDYGFPVVETDFRYAVKCYLDKKGVIIDKFHKNLPGYEWTKSFLKRHEKLTSRLSSNIKKVRAEVGAKDIESYMENLKEVIKNVPATHIWNYDETNLTDDPGNKKVICKRGAKYVENICNNSKSATSLMFSGNAAGTLLPPYVVYKADNMWSTWTENGPAGARYNRSKSGWFDAMCFEDWFESLFLAHVRTQSGPKVIIGDNLSSHISLNVLRLCEENNVKFVCLPPNSTHLTQPLDVAFFSPMKKSWRAILSKWKESVSGSKFTTIPKDAFPTLLKELMATLAENQVGNLKAGFEKCGIHPFNKQKLLDRLPENQPVDNTVIGEAFLEQLEKKRAEYLTKDGPKKRKRKLQVPAGKSVSVKDVEESILEATNKLSSSKHTSSNSKKENVPKKKPKQSYNSSSDEDDVEMMLESDGVSESFSDMEDLQEESKKDEPTAQTKKKWKAEDFAVDNFVIVIYNGQKYPGKIVSFFDHGPVVECMEKKLKFWRWPEKQDCMDYDWDDVWAKINPPKVASKRNQFTVPELDNFVE